A single window of Caldicellulosiruptor bescii DSM 6725 DNA harbors:
- the pfkB gene encoding 1-phosphofructokinase, translated as MIYTVTLNPAIDMTIYIDSLKKGQVNRSYCWLMDAGGKGINVSKVIKALGGQSIALGFLGNDNKDWFLKYLKDLQLDFDFILVDGLTRTNIKIVETAQKVYTDLNQNGFEVKKKDINLLFDKIDRIAKTDDIFVLSGSLPPGTDEDVYVELIRMLKRKGAKVIYDADGKALESGVLEKPDVIKPNIHEFKCLFDVEENDLNSIVSSAKKLIENGIKKVLISMGSKGAVFVTENMDLFAKAAEVKVKSTTGAGDSMVAAISYGLSQNMDDVSIFKLALACAAAKVSKEGVKAPEKNDIEEFLEKIKLERLGELKWI; from the coding sequence TTGATTTATACAGTTACACTAAATCCAGCAATAGACATGACAATATACATCGATAGTCTAAAAAAAGGACAGGTAAACAGAAGTTATTGTTGGTTAATGGATGCTGGTGGGAAAGGCATCAATGTCTCAAAGGTTATAAAAGCATTGGGTGGGCAGTCAATTGCTCTTGGTTTTTTAGGAAATGACAACAAGGATTGGTTTTTGAAATATTTAAAAGACTTGCAACTTGATTTTGACTTCATCCTTGTGGATGGTCTTACACGAACAAACATCAAAATTGTTGAGACGGCACAAAAAGTTTATACTGACCTCAATCAAAATGGTTTTGAAGTGAAGAAGAAAGACATAAACCTTTTGTTTGATAAGATAGATAGAATTGCAAAAACTGATGACATCTTTGTGCTCTCAGGAAGCCTTCCACCTGGTACAGATGAAGATGTGTATGTAGAGCTTATAAGAATGCTAAAACGAAAAGGTGCAAAGGTTATATATGATGCCGACGGAAAAGCGCTTGAGAGCGGTGTTTTAGAAAAGCCAGATGTTATAAAGCCTAATATCCATGAATTTAAATGTCTTTTTGATGTCGAGGAAAATGATTTAAATTCTATTGTAAGTTCAGCAAAAAAACTTATAGAAAATGGGATAAAAAAGGTTTTGATTTCGATGGGATCAAAGGGTGCAGTTTTTGTGACAGAAAACATGGATCTGTTTGCAAAGGCAGCTGAGGTTAAAGTAAAAAGCACAACAGGCGCAGGCGATTCAATGGTTGCAGCTATTTCTTACGGGCTTTCGCAAAATATGGATGATGTATCTATTTTCAAGCTTGCTTTAGCCTGTGCAGCGGCAAAAGTCTCAAAGGAAGGTGTAAAGGCGCCTGAGAAAAATGATATTGAGGAGTTTTTAGAAAAAATAAAATTAGAAAGGCTGGGGGAATTAAAATGGATATAA
- a CDS encoding DeoR/GlpR family DNA-binding transcription regulator, which produces MFAEERKSRIAQMIKSGQSVKVSELAKLFGVSESTIRRDLAELEALGIIKRTHGGAVNNFITSFEPSFAEKEDKFAKEKEYIGKLAASFIHDGDTIILDSGTTTQYIARNITAKNITIITNSVNIAYELSNNDNLEVIVTGGVIRTKTKALVGDITQSVLRQFRVDKAFVAANGVSIEFGVTTPSHVEAAIKRAMIENAKEVFLVADSSKFGQVTFSLICPVERLDYIITDKMDDRQRAEYEKLSVKVIT; this is translated from the coding sequence ATGTTTGCAGAGGAAAGAAAAAGCAGAATTGCGCAGATGATAAAAAGTGGGCAAAGTGTCAAGGTTTCAGAGCTTGCAAAGCTGTTTGGTGTGTCAGAGTCTACCATAAGAAGAGATTTGGCGGAGCTTGAAGCTCTGGGGATAATAAAAAGAACCCATGGTGGGGCGGTCAACAATTTTATTACCTCTTTTGAGCCTTCTTTTGCAGAAAAAGAGGACAAGTTTGCAAAAGAAAAGGAGTATATAGGCAAGCTTGCAGCAAGCTTTATTCACGATGGTGATACCATCATCCTTGACTCTGGAACAACAACCCAGTATATTGCAAGAAACATTACTGCAAAAAATATAACCATAATAACCAACTCAGTAAATATAGCATACGAACTTTCTAACAATGATAATCTTGAAGTAATTGTGACAGGAGGAGTTATAAGGACAAAGACAAAAGCTCTTGTTGGAGATATAACACAAAGCGTTCTCAGGCAATTTAGGGTTGACAAAGCTTTTGTGGCAGCAAACGGAGTGTCGATAGAGTTTGGAGTGACAACGCCAAGCCATGTTGAGGCTGCTATAAAAAGAGCAATGATAGAAAATGCAAAAGAAGTTTTTTTGGTTGCAGACAGTTCAAAATTTGGCCAGGTTACTTTTTCACTCATATGTCCTGTGGAAAGGCTTGATTATATTATAACTGATAAGATGGATGACAGACAAAGAGCTGAGTATGAAAAACTTAGTGTGAAGGTCATCACGTAA